The Flavobacterium marginilacus genome window below encodes:
- a CDS encoding sugar-binding domain-containing protein has translation MTIKKLALPILIFSCLSAFSQISFGDSKKINDNWKFTLEDASGAQNTTYDDAKWESVNVPHDWSVKGRLSPTLASCQGYLPGGIGWYRKSLNIPQNKKGEKVYLYFEGVYNRSEVFINGHSLGKRPNGYISFAYDATPFVKYGEDNIIAVRVDHSKSADSRWYSGSGIYRNVWLVYSNPVHIAQWGVYTYPEVANGTGTLNVEVALENGSSAKANLTVVNELLDNSGKTVAKSSQKVLVDANKENKTAVKINVKNPQLWDLEHPNLYQLKTTILKDGKTVDKTVTSTGFRNFTFDANKGFALNGKWMKMKGVCLHHDAGVLGSAVPREVLKTRLITLKEIGVNAIRTSHNPQAPDFYALCDELGILVLNEAYDEWEFPKRKWLTGWNVGTPGFEGSNDIFVEWGEKDLEDMVRRDRNHLSVFGWSIGNEVDYPNDPYSHPVLDNGKDGFGQANYGGYKKDAPDAMRLGGIAKRLVAAVKKYDKSRPTTAGLAGVAMSNETEYPGALDITGYNYTESKYGSDHKKYPNRVIFGSENVHDMAPWLAVKNNEHIFGQFLWTGIDYLGESNAWPSRGFYSGLVDLAGIIKPRGYFRQSLWSEKPMIYAGTYISNNEKELSKDAWPIWNNYNEGQIIRVVCYTNAAKARLELNGKVIGEEKKYDENTGVIYWDVPFTPGKLEAIGLSDDNKVVSRYSIVSSQQPYALVVNEKNITVNKDGVAKVIVQVLDEKGLPVILSDNEIICAVSGSGTLLGLEAGNNSDMGDYTDNVQRAFHGHLVAYIQSTGGSEPIKVNFTSTWLKPAEVTIQVK, from the coding sequence ATGACTATTAAAAAGCTCGCATTACCAATTCTTATTTTTTCCTGCTTATCAGCTTTTAGCCAGATATCGTTTGGGGATTCAAAAAAAATTAATGACAACTGGAAGTTTACGCTGGAGGATGCTTCGGGTGCACAAAACACTACATACGATGATGCTAAATGGGAATCAGTAAATGTTCCTCATGACTGGAGCGTGAAGGGGAGATTGAGTCCAACTTTGGCGAGCTGTCAAGGTTATCTTCCCGGAGGAATTGGATGGTACAGAAAATCATTGAATATTCCTCAAAATAAGAAAGGCGAAAAAGTCTATTTATATTTTGAAGGTGTGTATAATCGAAGCGAAGTTTTTATTAACGGTCATTCTTTAGGAAAACGCCCTAACGGATATATTTCTTTTGCTTATGATGCGACTCCTTTTGTGAAATATGGAGAAGATAATATCATTGCTGTACGTGTTGATCACAGTAAGAGTGCCGATTCCCGCTGGTATTCAGGATCAGGAATTTATCGTAATGTATGGTTAGTTTATTCAAATCCGGTGCATATTGCACAATGGGGTGTTTATACCTATCCAGAAGTTGCTAATGGAACTGGGACTTTGAATGTTGAAGTAGCTTTGGAAAACGGTTCATCTGCAAAAGCAAACCTTACAGTTGTCAATGAACTTTTAGACAACAGCGGAAAAACAGTTGCCAAAAGTTCTCAAAAAGTGCTTGTTGATGCCAACAAAGAAAACAAAACGGCTGTCAAAATAAATGTAAAAAATCCTCAATTATGGGATTTAGAACACCCAAATCTGTATCAGTTAAAAACAACTATTCTAAAGGATGGGAAAACAGTCGATAAAACAGTTACATCAACAGGTTTTAGAAATTTTACATTCGATGCCAATAAAGGTTTTGCTTTGAATGGTAAATGGATGAAAATGAAAGGAGTTTGTCTGCACCATGACGCTGGAGTTTTAGGATCTGCAGTACCAAGAGAGGTTTTGAAAACCAGATTGATTACTTTAAAAGAAATAGGCGTAAACGCTATTCGTACAAGCCACAATCCTCAGGCACCAGATTTTTATGCTCTTTGTGATGAATTAGGAATCTTAGTTCTTAATGAAGCATATGATGAGTGGGAATTTCCAAAACGTAAATGGTTAACAGGATGGAATGTAGGAACTCCAGGTTTTGAAGGTTCTAATGATATTTTTGTTGAATGGGGTGAGAAAGATTTAGAAGACATGGTACGCCGTGACCGCAATCATCTTTCTGTTTTTGGATGGAGTATTGGTAACGAAGTTGATTATCCAAATGACCCATATTCACACCCTGTTCTGGATAATGGAAAAGACGGCTTTGGACAAGCCAATTATGGCGGTTACAAAAAAGATGCACCAGATGCAATGCGTCTTGGCGGTATAGCCAAACGTCTTGTAGCAGCTGTGAAAAAATATGATAAATCCCGTCCTACAACAGCAGGCCTTGCAGGTGTTGCAATGTCTAACGAAACAGAATATCCAGGAGCTTTAGATATCACAGGATATAATTACACAGAAAGCAAATATGGTTCGGATCACAAAAAATATCCTAACAGAGTGATTTTTGGAAGTGAGAATGTTCATGATATGGCACCATGGCTGGCAGTAAAAAATAACGAACATATATTTGGACAGTTTTTATGGACAGGTATTGATTATTTAGGTGAATCGAATGCTTGGCCATCAAGAGGATTCTATTCTGGATTGGTAGATCTTGCCGGAATTATTAAGCCAAGAGGATATTTCCGTCAGTCATTATGGTCAGAGAAACCAATGATTTATGCAGGAACATACATCAGCAATAATGAAAAAGAACTTTCTAAAGATGCTTGGCCTATCTGGAATAATTACAATGAAGGCCAGATCATCAGAGTGGTTTGTTACACTAATGCAGCCAAAGCCCGCTTAGAATTAAACGGAAAAGTTATTGGTGAAGAAAAGAAATACGACGAAAATACAGGCGTGATTTATTGGGATGTTCCTTTTACTCCGGGTAAATTAGAAGCAATAGGACTTAGCGATGATAACAAGGTTGTAAGCAGATATTCAATTGTTTCTTCTCAGCAGCCGTATGCTTTGGTGGTTAATGAAAAAAATATCACTGTTAATAAAGATGGCGTTGCCAAAGTGATCGTTCAGGTATTGGATGAAAAAGGACTGCCTGTAATACTTTCTGATAATGAAATTATCTGCGCAGTGAGCGGTTCAGGTACTTTATTAGGATTGGAAGCTGGAAATAACAGCGATATGGGTGATTATACTGATAATGTTCAGAGAGCATTTCACGGACATCTTGTTGCTTACATTCAGTCAACAGGAGGCAGTGAGCCTATAAAAGTTAATTTTACCAGCACTTGGTTGAAACCAGCAGAGGTTACTATTCAGGTAAAATAA
- a CDS encoding DUF1349 domain-containing protein, protein MKKIVLFAVVCLSLQNLSAQSLNKMQWFNEPEKWEIKNNALIMNVTANSDYWRISHYGFTVDDAPFYYADYGGEFEAKVKLTGDYKARFDQMGLMIRVDEKNYIKTGVEFVDGKFNISTVVTHDKSDWSVTALEKAPPFVWIKVVRRLDAVEVFFSYDDKTYIMTRNSPLQDNKPVMVGLMAASPDGKGFEAKFENFSVKHLPDQRRTEWLKNHQE, encoded by the coding sequence ATGAAAAAAATAGTATTATTTGCAGTTGTCTGTTTGTCATTGCAAAATCTTTCTGCTCAAAGTTTAAACAAAATGCAATGGTTTAACGAACCTGAAAAGTGGGAAATAAAAAACAATGCATTGATTATGAATGTTACTGCCAACAGTGATTACTGGCGGATTTCACATTATGGATTTACCGTTGATGATGCCCCTTTTTATTATGCAGATTATGGTGGAGAGTTTGAAGCAAAAGTGAAATTAACAGGAGATTATAAAGCTCGTTTTGATCAAATGGGATTAATGATTCGGGTTGATGAAAAAAACTATATTAAAACCGGAGTTGAATTTGTAGACGGAAAATTTAACATCAGTACTGTCGTAACGCATGATAAAAGCGATTGGAGCGTAACAGCTCTGGAAAAAGCACCGCCTTTTGTTTGGATTAAAGTCGTAAGAAGATTAGATGCTGTTGAAGTCTTTTTTTCGTATGACGATAAAACATATATCATGACGAGAAATTCTCCGTTACAAGATAACAAGCCTGTAATGGTCGGTTTAATGGCAGCTTCACCCGACGGAAAAGGTTTTGAAGCCAAGTTCGAAAACTTCTCTGTAAAACATTTGCCAGACCAGCGCAGGACGGAATGGCTTAAAAATCACCAAGAGTAA
- a CDS encoding family 43 glycosylhydrolase produces MNTNSNIFIKNKKSYKLVFLLTALVILGQANAQSVSKKKLPKSELKNSKAKTTSYLFAYFTGNSGNEEAIRFAVSNDGYNFRALNNNQPVIDSKQISSTGGVRDPHILRGEDGKTFYMVATDMTSDKGWDSNRAMVLLKSDDLINWSSAIINIQKKYPNQENLKRVWAPQTIYDAKKGKYMIYWSMQHGNDIDKIYYAYANADFTDLETEPKQLFFSPTNGACIDGEIILKDNKYHLFFKTEGAGAGIKIAVSDKLTEGYVLNDKYVQQTKYPVEGAGVFKLNNSKDYILMYDLYTKGKYQFTKTSDLENFSVIDNAVTMNFHPRHGTVMPITADELARLESKWGSADDILSSPEAKEIKKINIKLDAATKQVHLPVKWGTNLASFNPDFTKLAGVSVSPKTPQDFTKGPVKYTVAIQGKPSEIWSVTASVANNAALNGLYADPDVMYSEKTSKYYIYPTSDGFDGWSGTYFKTFSSPDLVNWTDEGIILDLEKDVTWAKKNAWAPCITEKKVGNTYKYYFYFTAGQKIGVAAADKPEGPFIDSGKPLVNKFPEGVTDGQQIDPDVFTDPQTGKTYLYWGNNYMACAELNEDMISIKPESVKVITPDKTFREGTTVFFRNGKYYFLWSEDDTRSENYRVRYGISDSPFGKITIPENNLVIAKNKEAGIFATGHNSIIQIPGKDEWYIVYHRFNYPKGMTMGNSAGFNREVCIDKMEFDKNGAILPVTPTHEGIKPVKK; encoded by the coding sequence ATGAACACTAATTCAAACATCTTCATCAAAAACAAAAAATCTTATAAATTGGTTTTTTTGTTAACTGCCTTGGTTATTCTTGGGCAGGCTAACGCGCAGTCGGTTTCAAAAAAGAAACTGCCAAAGTCAGAACTAAAGAATTCTAAAGCAAAAACAACGTCCTATTTATTTGCCTATTTTACTGGTAATTCAGGTAATGAAGAAGCGATTCGTTTCGCGGTAAGTAATGATGGCTATAATTTTAGAGCATTAAATAATAATCAGCCGGTAATCGATTCTAAGCAGATCAGTTCAACCGGAGGTGTGAGAGATCCGCATATTCTTCGTGGTGAAGATGGTAAAACATTCTATATGGTTGCCACCGATATGACTTCGGACAAAGGCTGGGATTCTAATAGAGCAATGGTTTTATTAAAATCAGATGATTTAATAAACTGGAGTTCAGCGATTATAAATATTCAAAAAAAATATCCAAACCAAGAAAATTTAAAACGCGTTTGGGCACCGCAGACAATATATGATGCAAAAAAAGGCAAATACATGATTTATTGGTCTATGCAGCACGGAAATGATATTGACAAAATTTATTATGCTTACGCCAATGCTGATTTTACCGATTTGGAAACGGAGCCTAAGCAGTTGTTTTTCAGCCCGACAAACGGTGCGTGTATTGACGGTGAAATTATTCTCAAAGACAATAAATATCATTTGTTTTTCAAAACTGAAGGAGCAGGAGCAGGCATAAAAATTGCAGTTTCTGATAAACTTACCGAAGGTTATGTTTTGAATGACAAATATGTACAGCAGACTAAGTATCCTGTGGAAGGAGCTGGAGTTTTTAAACTGAACAATTCGAAAGATTATATCCTGATGTATGATTTATATACCAAAGGTAAATATCAGTTTACAAAAACCAGTGATTTAGAGAATTTCTCAGTAATTGACAATGCCGTTACGATGAATTTTCACCCGCGCCACGGAACGGTTATGCCAATAACGGCAGATGAACTGGCACGTTTGGAAAGTAAATGGGGAAGTGCAGATGATATTTTGAGTTCTCCTGAAGCAAAAGAAATAAAAAAGATAAACATAAAACTTGACGCAGCCACAAAACAAGTTCACCTTCCTGTAAAATGGGGAACAAATTTAGCGTCATTCAATCCTGATTTTACAAAACTTGCCGGTGTTAGTGTTAGTCCAAAAACACCTCAGGATTTTACAAAAGGGCCTGTAAAATATACGGTTGCTATACAAGGAAAGCCATCAGAAATTTGGTCAGTTACTGCTTCGGTTGCTAATAATGCTGCTTTGAATGGTTTATATGCCGATCCTGATGTAATGTATTCTGAAAAAACTTCTAAATATTATATCTACCCTACAAGTGACGGATTTGACGGCTGGTCTGGAACTTATTTTAAGACATTCTCTTCACCTGATTTGGTAAACTGGACCGATGAAGGAATTATTCTGGATCTCGAAAAAGATGTGACTTGGGCAAAAAAAAATGCATGGGCTCCTTGTATTACAGAGAAAAAAGTTGGAAACACTTATAAATATTATTTTTATTTCACAGCTGGCCAGAAAATTGGTGTGGCTGCAGCCGATAAGCCCGAAGGACCATTTATAGACTCAGGAAAACCTTTGGTAAATAAATTTCCTGAAGGAGTTACAGATGGACAGCAGATAGATCCGGACGTATTTACAGATCCTCAGACAGGGAAAACCTATTTATATTGGGGAAATAATTATATGGCCTGTGCCGAATTGAATGAGGACATGATTTCTATCAAACCCGAATCGGTTAAGGTAATAACTCCGGATAAAACTTTCCGTGAAGGTACTACAGTATTCTTTAGAAATGGCAAATACTACTTTTTATGGTCTGAAGATGACACCCGAAGCGAAAATTACCGAGTGCGTTATGGAATTTCAGATTCCCCATTTGGGAAAATCACTATCCCGGAAAACAATTTAGTTATCGCAAAAAATAAAGAAGCAGGCATATTTGCAACTGGTCATAATTCGATTATTCAAATACCGGGCAAAGATGAGTGGTACATTGTTTACCACCGTTTCAATTATCCAAAAGGAATGACAATGGGAAATTCTGCTGGATTCAATAGGGAAGTCTGTATTGATAAAATGGAGTTTGACAAGAATGGAGCAATATTGCCTGTAACTCCTACTCATGAAGGAATAAAGCCTGTCAAAAAATAA
- a CDS encoding glycoside hydrolase, which translates to MKKVYVSLVLLMSIHSFAQRTISISTDNVVQTMDGFGGSDAWRCQFVGKNWPEQKKNAIADLLFSKEIDAQGNPKGIGLSIWRFNLGAGSMEQGEDSRVSDQWRRSECFLNADGTYDFSKQEGQRWFLQAAKKRGVEKYLIFTNSPPVHMTNNGLSFATQKNKLNLKEGAIPKFADFFVKSIQGLEKNEGVKFDYVSPINEPQWEWMANNGDKNSQEGTPATNQEIYDLTKSLSEKLKAQKMNNKIVIAEAGQINYLYENVNGENRDNQIDYFFGNTKTNISKLSNVENTISGHSYFTTWPVDRQVLSRKLIAANVKQKPGLKYWQSEYCILENPGEAEIPGGGGGGRDLGMQTALFVARLIHNDIALANAASWQWWTALTRVDYKDGLIYLDDGNSKGGTAPEYVKNDGEFHDSKLLWAFGNYSLFVRPGMLRIDVPNQDELAAANDVMITAYKDTANKKLVVVAVNCGKSNQKYKFDLTKGTLKNNELTPYVTSENSNLSRKDIQKIDNLEIPARSVVTFVGEFQ; encoded by the coding sequence GTGGTTCTGATGCATGGAGATGTCAGTTTGTTGGAAAAAATTGGCCGGAACAAAAAAAGAATGCCATTGCTGATTTACTGTTTAGCAAAGAAATCGATGCACAGGGAAATCCAAAAGGTATCGGACTTTCTATCTGGAGATTCAATCTCGGGGCAGGAAGTATGGAACAAGGTGAAGACAGCAGGGTTTCAGATCAATGGAGAAGAAGCGAATGTTTCCTGAATGCTGACGGAACTTATGATTTTTCAAAACAGGAAGGACAAAGATGGTTTTTGCAGGCAGCAAAAAAACGCGGTGTCGAAAAATATTTAATTTTTACAAACAGTCCTCCAGTTCATATGACAAACAACGGATTGTCATTTGCAACGCAGAAAAATAAACTGAATCTGAAAGAAGGAGCTATCCCAAAATTTGCCGATTTCTTTGTTAAAAGTATTCAGGGATTGGAGAAAAATGAAGGAGTAAAGTTTGATTATGTCAGTCCAATAAATGAGCCTCAATGGGAATGGATGGCTAATAATGGTGACAAAAACAGTCAGGAAGGAACACCGGCAACCAATCAGGAAATTTATGATTTGACAAAATCTCTTTCAGAAAAACTGAAAGCTCAAAAAATGAATAACAAAATTGTTATTGCCGAAGCTGGACAAATCAACTATTTGTATGAAAATGTAAACGGAGAAAACCGCGATAACCAGATAGATTACTTTTTTGGAAATACAAAAACGAATATTTCTAAACTTTCTAATGTCGAGAATACTATTTCAGGACATAGTTATTTTACAACCTGGCCGGTTGACAGACAGGTTTTAAGCAGAAAGCTGATTGCTGCGAATGTAAAACAAAAACCAGGATTGAAATACTGGCAGTCGGAATACTGTATTTTAGAAAATCCAGGAGAAGCTGAAATTCCTGGCGGCGGCGGCGGCGGAAGAGATTTAGGCATGCAGACGGCATTATTTGTTGCGCGTTTAATACACAATGATATTGCGCTTGCCAATGCGGCTTCATGGCAGTGGTGGACAGCGCTTACCCGAGTAGATTATAAAGATGGTCTGATTTATCTTGATGACGGAAATAGTAAAGGAGGAACGGCACCGGAGTATGTGAAAAATGACGGAGAATTTCATGATTCAAAACTGCTTTGGGCTTTTGGAAATTACTCATTGTTTGTGCGTCCGGGAATGCTTAGAATAGATGTCCCTAATCAAGACGAACTGGCGGCTGCAAATGATGTAATGATTACTGCTTATAAAGATACAGCAAATAAAAAACTGGTAGTGGTTGCGGTAAACTGCGGGAAATCAAATCAGAAATACAAATTTGATTTAACTAAGGGAACACTCAAAAACAATGAATTAACTCCTTATGTAACATCAGAGAATTCTAATTTAAGCAGAAAGGACATTCAGAAGATTGATAATCTGGAAATTCCAGCCCGATCTGTTGTCACATTCGTAGGGGAATTTCAATAA
- a CDS encoding glycoside hydrolase family 3 C-terminal domain-containing protein, which produces MFKNVKTIVFLLLLGSFGVNAQNKVPVYLDDKKPINERVEDALSKMTTEEKIAMIHAQSKFSSPGVPRLGIPENWMTDGPHGIRTEVKWDEWDQAGWTNDSCIAFPALTALSATWNKEMASLYGKSIGEEARFRNKNVLLGPGVNIYRTPLNGRNFEYMGEDPFLTSKMVVPYIKGVQSNGVAACVKHFALNNQETNRNAVNVNVDDRALYEIYLPAFKAAVQEGDAWAIMGSYNRYKGQHCCHNEFLLNNILRGEWGFKGVVISDWGGVHDTNQAIHNGLDMEFGSWTNGLSWGTSNAYDNYYLAKPYSTMIAKGEIGTKELDEKVRRILRLSFLTTMNRERPFGSFGTKEHAEAGLKIAEEGIVLLQNKNNILPIDLNKTKKIAVIGENAIKMMTVGGGSSSLKAKYEVLPLDGLKKRIGSQVAIVYARGYVGDPTSKYNGVAAKVSLEDKRSPAELTAEALKAAKDADVVLFFGGLNKSDHQDAEGEDRKGLELPYNQDKLISELVKVNKNVVFVNISGNAVAMPWVNEVPGIVQGWFLGTEAGTALAKVLAGDVNPSGKLTFTFPVKLNDNGAHALGQFPGGDEVTYKEGIFVGYRWAEKQKIKPLFPFGHGLSYTTFEYGKVTADKKQLSSGDQITFSVKVKNTGNRDGAEIVQLYISDLKSSLVRPIKELKGFEKISLKAGEEKTVTFTVDKTALSFFDDKKHEWVAEPGAFEALIGASSADIKSKVSFSLQ; this is translated from the coding sequence ATGTTTAAAAATGTTAAAACGATTGTTTTTTTACTATTATTAGGTTCATTCGGAGTGAATGCACAAAATAAAGTTCCAGTTTATCTTGACGATAAAAAACCTATTAATGAACGTGTAGAAGATGCACTTTCTAAAATGACAACTGAAGAAAAAATTGCGATGATTCATGCGCAGTCAAAATTCAGTTCGCCAGGTGTTCCGCGTCTGGGAATTCCAGAAAACTGGATGACTGACGGACCGCATGGAATTCGTACCGAAGTAAAATGGGACGAATGGGATCAGGCAGGCTGGACAAATGATTCGTGTATTGCATTTCCTGCACTTACTGCTTTATCTGCCACATGGAATAAGGAAATGGCTTCTTTATATGGAAAATCAATTGGTGAGGAAGCACGTTTCCGAAATAAAAATGTATTGTTAGGACCAGGCGTAAATATTTATAGAACACCATTAAACGGCCGTAACTTCGAATATATGGGCGAAGATCCTTTTCTTACTTCAAAAATGGTTGTGCCTTATATTAAAGGGGTGCAGTCAAACGGAGTTGCAGCCTGCGTAAAACATTTTGCTTTAAATAATCAGGAGACAAACCGCAATGCCGTAAACGTAAATGTTGATGACCGTGCGCTGTATGAAATTTATCTGCCGGCATTTAAAGCAGCTGTTCAGGAAGGTGATGCTTGGGCTATTATGGGATCGTACAACAGATACAAAGGGCAGCACTGCTGTCATAATGAGTTTTTGTTAAATAATATTCTCCGCGGCGAATGGGGATTCAAAGGAGTTGTAATCTCAGACTGGGGAGGAGTTCACGATACCAATCAAGCGATTCATAATGGTCTGGATATGGAATTTGGTTCTTGGACTAATGGACTTTCATGGGGAACAAGCAATGCGTATGATAACTATTATCTGGCAAAACCATATTCAACGATGATTGCTAAAGGGGAAATCGGAACAAAAGAATTAGATGAAAAAGTGCGCCGTATTCTGCGTTTATCGTTCTTGACTACGATGAATAGAGAAAGACCTTTTGGATCATTTGGAACAAAAGAACATGCCGAGGCTGGTTTAAAAATCGCTGAAGAAGGAATTGTACTGCTTCAGAACAAAAATAATATTCTGCCGATTGACTTGAATAAAACCAAGAAAATTGCTGTCATTGGAGAAAATGCGATCAAGATGATGACTGTTGGCGGAGGAAGTTCTTCGCTTAAAGCAAAATACGAAGTATTGCCTCTTGACGGATTAAAGAAGAGAATTGGCAGCCAGGTAGCAATTGTTTACGCTCGCGGCTACGTAGGAGATCCGACTAGTAAGTATAATGGAGTTGCTGCAAAAGTTAGTTTAGAAGACAAACGTTCTCCAGCAGAATTAACCGCCGAAGCTTTAAAAGCGGCGAAAGATGCTGATGTAGTTTTATTTTTCGGAGGCTTGAATAAAAGCGATCATCAGGACGCCGAAGGAGAGGATCGTAAAGGCTTAGAACTGCCATACAATCAGGATAAACTAATCAGTGAATTGGTTAAGGTAAATAAAAATGTGGTTTTTGTAAATATTTCGGGAAATGCGGTGGCTATGCCATGGGTAAATGAAGTTCCCGGAATTGTGCAGGGATGGTTTTTAGGAACTGAGGCAGGTACAGCTTTGGCTAAAGTTCTGGCTGGAGATGTGAATCCATCTGGAAAGCTGACATTTACTTTCCCGGTTAAATTAAATGATAACGGAGCACATGCTTTAGGACAATTCCCAGGCGGTGACGAAGTAACTTATAAAGAAGGAATTTTTGTCGGGTACCGCTGGGCTGAAAAGCAAAAGATAAAACCATTGTTCCCTTTTGGCCACGGCTTAAGTTACACGACTTTTGAGTATGGTAAAGTAACTGCAGATAAAAAGCAATTGTCAAGCGGAGACCAGATTACATTTTCGGTTAAAGTAAAAAATACAGGAAACCGCGATGGGGCTGAAATTGTTCAGCTTTATATCAGTGATTTAAAATCGTCTTTGGTTCGTCCGATAAAAGAATTAAAAGGTTTTGAGAAAATTTCGCTTAAAGCGGGCGAAGAAAAAACGGTAACTTTTACTGTTGACAAAACTGCCCTAAGTTTCTTTGACGATAAAAAACACGAGTGGGTTGCCGAGCCTGGAGCTTTTGAAGCTTTAATTGGAGCATCATCTGCAGATATAAAATCTAAAGTGAGTTTTTCACTTCAATAG
- a CDS encoding DUF6377 domain-containing protein, whose protein sequence is MKNYLLFFLLTISYSGYSSEADSIFDKLNDALKNKSKYVQVKEQRILNFKKIKSEDLSKEQEYNYNKTLYAEYQKFDSDSAILYVKKNLVIAAELQNKAFSDLAKLQLANLYSSSGKYRESEAILKSINKKTLTKSLLPNYYMVYREFFEHYNANSRSREYIEQIGKYRDSLLGVLNPRTLEFKINQAQKNVFNKKYTLALKQLSVLLENTKEEDSQYAMITYLFGKIYETTKQLELRKKYYALSAAADIKNAIKDNASLQELALVFYEIGDVDMAYKLTQSAIEDALYCNVQFRTLLMSEIYSIINTAYLEREAQRKSELQIYLLCISLLSVFLILAVIYVSRQMKKVSRIRGELFATSQKLAELNKDITETNSQLQERNAQLSESNHIKEEYIAHFFSLCSSYINKLENYRVILNKKAALKQFDEIFKMLKSTTLVEKELEELYENFDVIFLNLYPTFVKDFNALLISEEQVVLKQGELLNTELRIFALIRLGITDSVKIAAFLRYSLSTIYNYRTKARNKAAVSRNDFEERVMKIGLLPSKG, encoded by the coding sequence TTGAAAAATTACCTGCTTTTTTTTTTACTTACAATAAGTTATTCGGGTTATTCATCGGAGGCTGATTCTATTTTTGATAAGTTAAATGATGCTTTAAAAAATAAATCGAAATATGTTCAAGTAAAGGAGCAGCGCATTCTGAATTTCAAAAAAATTAAATCCGAAGATCTATCGAAGGAACAGGAATACAATTACAACAAAACGTTATATGCTGAATACCAAAAATTCGATTCTGATTCTGCAATTTTATATGTCAAAAAAAATCTTGTAATTGCAGCAGAACTGCAAAATAAAGCTTTTTCGGATTTAGCTAAACTGCAATTGGCCAACCTATATTCTTCATCTGGAAAATACCGTGAATCGGAAGCTATTTTGAAAAGCATCAATAAGAAAACATTGACCAAATCACTGCTTCCAAATTATTATATGGTGTATCGGGAATTTTTCGAGCATTATAACGCAAATAGCAGAAGCAGAGAATATATTGAACAAATAGGAAAATATAGAGACTCTTTGTTAGGGGTATTAAATCCTCGAACATTGGAGTTTAAAATTAACCAGGCACAGAAAAATGTTTTCAATAAAAAATATACTCTTGCCCTAAAACAATTATCGGTTTTATTAGAAAATACAAAAGAGGAAGATTCGCAGTACGCGATGATTACGTACCTTTTTGGTAAAATTTATGAAACTACGAAGCAGTTAGAACTAAGGAAAAAATATTATGCGCTTTCTGCTGCTGCAGATATTAAAAATGCTATAAAAGACAATGCTTCACTTCAGGAATTGGCATTGGTTTTTTACGAAATTGGCGATGTTGATATGGCTTATAAGCTCACTCAGTCGGCAATTGAAGACGCACTTTACTGCAATGTTCAGTTTCGAACACTGTTAATGTCTGAAATTTATTCGATTATAAATACCGCTTATTTAGAAAGAGAAGCCCAAAGAAAAAGCGAATTGCAGATATACCTTTTGTGCATTAGTTTACTTTCGGTGTTTCTGATCTTGGCTGTGATTTATGTTTCTCGACAAATGAAAAAAGTATCCAGAATTCGTGGAGAACTTTTTGCGACAAGCCAAAAATTAGCCGAGTTAAACAAGGATATTACAGAAACAAACAGCCAGCTGCAGGAACGAAATGCCCAATTATCTGAATCCAATCATATTAAAGAAGAATATATTGCACATTTTTTCAGTCTGTGCTCCAGTTATATCAATAAATTAGAAAATTACCGTGTTATTCTAAACAAAAAAGCAGCACTCAAACAGTTTGATGAAATTTTCAAGATGCTGAAATCGACTACTCTGGTTGAAAAAGAACTGGAAGAACTGTATGAGAACTTTGATGTAATTTTTCTAAATCTGTATCCGACTTTTGTAAAAGACTTTAATGCATTACTCATCAGTGAAGAACAGGTTGTATTGAAGCAGGGAGAATTGCTGAATACTGAACTCCGCATCTTTGCATTAATCCGTCTTGGGATAACAGACAGCGTAAAAATCGCAGCATTTCTTCGTTACTCTTTAAGCACGATTTATAACTATCGGACCAAAGCCCGGAATAAAGCCGCTGTCTCTCGAAATGATTTTGAGGAAAGAGTTATGAAAATTGGATTATTACCTTCGAAAGGCTGA